The Myxocyprinus asiaticus isolate MX2 ecotype Aquarium Trade chromosome 4, UBuf_Myxa_2, whole genome shotgun sequence nucleotide sequence aaatgttagcatgctaaatacatgctagtGGCAAGCAACTTGGTCACTATGCAATGGTTATGCTATTGCTCAATGGATAAAGCAATATATAGAATACTTAAATTGTATTGGTCCTCAACCTAtggtggtaacccccaaaacaatgacataaaactcttaacacaacaaaacataaaacactaaTAATAAGTCTTCCACTTACTATTCATTTTGCACACAACctgcccccttttttttttttttttttttttatgaacatggTAGGATTGGGTAAAACTAAAGATAGTGAAagttcttttgtgtgtgtgtgtgtgtgtgtgtgtgtgtgtgtgtgtgtgtgtgtgtgtgtgtgtgtgtgtgtgttgctgccttgatttttcttttctacTTTCATTCCACTATAAAATAATATCTTATCTGTAATATatagatacatatttaagtcaaGTGTTATTATTCAAATGTGCAACAAAAGTACACAGCAGTACTTGTTGACATGTGTATTTTATCCATGTTAATTattgaaagtattttttaaaatttaaaataaattgtttagatttatttatttgcatgtatATAGTTATAAGTAGTAAGTATAAATATAGGTGGTAAATATAAAGAATAAGTAACAAGTCAAAGAACAAGtggtaatattaaaaaataaccaGTAAAAAATAAGAGATCACCTTTTGTGACTTTTCTActattttttcattataaatcaatAACTTATCTATAATAATAAATCAAGTCAAAGTTTCATTTGTCACATATGCCACAACAGCACACAGTACTTGTTGACAAATGTATTTTTCTACTTGTTCACCAATGAAAGTAAAATTTTTaaggttaaaataaattttatttaaatattaatattattttatttatataattattaatagtaaatacaaaaaaatatgtgGTAAAAGTTATATGTAAAGTAAAAGAACAAGTGGTATTTACGtacttgttatatatatatatatatatatatatatatatatatatatatatatatatatatatatatatatatatatatatatatctgtatataagtaaaaaataaaataattacaaatatagaaggttataaaaaattattagaatGAACATTCAAATTATATGTAGAGAGTGGctgattattttacttttatgtttcttacACCAGTTACTGCAGGAAAGGATTGTGTGCAACATTATGAGAGGGAAATGAAACCATGACAACCAGTCAACAAAACAAATGAGTTGAACAATAAGGCCACCCTCACTGTTCAGCCTCCCCTGCTTATTGGATAATCTGTGCTAAAATGCAGCTCTGCAATTAGTCAGAGTGAATGTCATTCAAATATGATCCTCCCACAGAGCGGGTTAGACTGgggtagcagcagcagcaggtgaCACCACAGCACTGATTTTCTTTCTATTTGATTTTATGAAAGGATATTGATTCTGTCTGGcttgggaaaaacaaaacaaaacgaaaacaataacaaaacagaTGTGATTTACTTGGATTACAACACTGTCCTTCACAAGgtttaacaaacacacaaatacaatatGGTTGTGGGCAAAAAAGAGACAGAAGAATGTATTCTACCATCAGTGTGTGAAGATGAAAGTGAAAAAGAAGAGGATTTGGGAGGAATCCCAAGCAGGCCTATCAGCAGACCAAGAAGTCTATACAGCAGAGGGAGTGTGAATGGCAAAGTGAGTGTCACTGCTTATGGCGTTGAtgacctaaagggatagttcacctaaaacggaaaattctgtcatcatttatgcaccTTTGTGTTTTTCCAAACTGACTTTCTTTAGGGTACCATGAAtcccattttttctttttttcatgctTTGAGAATATGTGGTGACTGGGCTTAATGAGTGCAGATTTGTTTCCTGTGTtgatatatttcctattgaaacagggaGGTTGagtgggacattctcattctagactTGAGTGCCTTTCattaaacaaaactttttacaCACTCCTGAGAAaagacatatacatttttattcagttttcctggaagagaaaaactgtacatttttaatatggGTGTGCCTTCAACTTTGGGCAACTTCATGTCCCAGGGCTTGATTTTGCCTAAAACCAACAAATTTACACtttcctttttgttatatgaaggttttcaaatgcctttaatgtacagatttgactgttttagccttgtcccagacccagacttaaatattaaacatgaaaatacaaatacaaattattacgtgTTTAAAAGAATAATTATGAGGCCAATTCCCGCATgacgtttattttattttatttttttacaattttgtgaACTTGTTAACCTGGTGGACAAGAGtctcagtgaagagcatgcttgacatGAAATATTAGACAAGTGATATGTGAAGAAAACATGGAAAAATCATTGCATTGTGCGTCATTTCCAGTctagctgtaattttgccaaattacgcaaaaagtgtgaaaatatcatttttctttgtgtatttaggatacataaaacaTTAGCAATAAAATTAGCCATAGCAAGACAAATGAGTCTGCAAttttattcaaataataataataataataataataataatttccatcACCGTAGTTTCCACCACTGAATTCtactaaacacaatacagaatttgagatgtgttgGAAATGGCACTCTAGTGGGAATTTTCGGTTTTCAGACAAAAATGACATTCTGTAAATCTCCTGTGGTGTATGTACATGCAGTACTCTGTTGGACATTGTTGGTAgacaaattttaaaacaaaatttgtgagagtgtgaaaaatgtttttaacagaATTTACAGTCTAGATTCTAGAATCCACAGAGCTAAAAGTGCCAGAAGTTAAAGAAACATCTATATataaattttgtcaactttaaaggaatattccagtttcaatacaagttatgctcaattgacagcatttgtggcataatgttgattacaataataataataataatttcaacacatcccaccttttcttttaaaaaagcaaaaatcgaggttgaggcacttacagtggaagtgaatggggccaatttttggagggttaaaggcagaaatacgatgcttataattttataaaaagcactttcatgaattcttatgttaaaactcatgtattatttgagctgtaaagttgtttgaaatgtcatttttacagtcgttttagtgtttgttgacattacatcgtcatgccaacgaagttgtaaaattggctataactttacacagaaaaggttagtaagtgattttatcactctaaaatgatgttaacacgtatattgtttacatcttatgactatacttttgaaacagtgagcattttaatgttaaaaaattttaataagtgcctcactgtaacccatatttttgctttttgtaaagaaaaggagggacaagctaaattaatttttgtggtaatcagtgttatgccacaaatgctgtcgattgagcataacttgtattgaacccggaatattcctttaaggggtatTGTCAGTGTTGTCAACTTTTACATGGAGACtcacataaaaaaactaaaagccaaaaaaaaataaaaaaaataatgtaattatatgtaattaaataatgatgTAATGGGGTCTTTAATGTTGTTTATCCAAGACATGTTCCCAGATCAACAACCTTATTGGTCCTGGAGCAACCATTAGATTTGGATAAGGATAAGGAGCCCGTGTTCGAATTAAGGAATTAATTAAGTAACCCCATGGTTGCTTGTAATGAGCTTAGCTACAGCAAGAGTATACAGCATGTCTATTCTTATTTGAGTATAAGTGCACACCTGAAATTGTGTATCCTTTCTCTTAGAGAGTGCCAGTGGGTGAGAGATCACCCAGCCAGCATCAAACCAGAGTGGGGCTTCAGAATGACGATTATACAAATGAGGAGAAAGAGGAGGTAGGGGAATGTAGAACTAGCCGCCCGGCTGACAAACCACGGAAGGAGGCAAAGTGTGTCATCAGTGCTGAAGACTATGACATAGACCTGGAATTCGACTGCATTCACAGTGAGAGTTCTTCTTAAAAGTGAGAGTGTGAACCTGAGCACATAGAGAGAGCGTGGGCTGCCGGGCTTCGTGGGTGATGCACCTTCTGATAGAGGGTGTCAAACAGCTAAGGGCCACAGAATATGATGTTGCCACTCAACAGGGAATAAAACAAGCAAACGGCCATGAGTCATGCTTGTAATTTCAGacaaacctctctctctttctcatttttcACCTGCTTGTTCTGCAGATATCGAAACACCTACACACACTCTTCTGCATATACATAAATCATGGCTCTATCcatctctcactgtctctctgttTATTCAGCCTATTAGAGGTGGCCATCTGCTAGATTACTGCTGTGTGCCTCCGCATAGCTTAATGAATGGCTTGGGAATTTTCCACATTCATGATAATTGCGTATCTCAACGAGAAACGATGTATTGTTGTCACATTTGGTTTACAAAGTGACACCAGCTCATTTCAGTTGAGGTATACTATACATTGGTAATCTTCTGTATTGACTGTGGTGTTTGCCAATGTATGCGTCATTATTACTGTTGTGCATACTTaggattagggatttgaacatACCCCTGAACCTTAAGTATTAAACCCTGGAGCATTGCTCCCACACCGTTTGTGCTACCTCAATTTGTGTTCCTTGTTGAGGAGAGGGGTGCCTtgtaagtgatcagacttacgaTTTTCTCCTGCTAGATGATGAAATGGGCGAAAAACTCCCTTAAACATATCATGGAGGAGGGAATCCGAGGTAGGGTTTTGCCAGCTGtatgtaaggtctcacttaaatTGGGACGTTAAGTAACTAACTACTAGTTAGGTTGTATGTCAATGCTTTACTTGGTTGCACTAACGCATGACTGAAGACTATCAATCGCCCAGAAAATCCCAGCAATTATATAACGATGCACTAAAAACATCCAGAACACTAAGCAACtgaatagcaatgccctggcaactaccAACAATGCCGTAGTATCATGTTGGCGAGTTTTGCACGGGCAAGCACCATTCACAGTTtctgtagaaaatgtaaaaatttagttGGTTCTACTACTTGACTGTATAGGCTGATAGATTGACCTATTGTCATTGTAgctgtaattattttaataatttgcatTGTTGATACAAGGGATATTCTACTAAACTAAAGAACAAAAGGTATTCTGATTGTGTTCTAGATGAAAGACCACTATACGACCCTACAGGCCAGACTCACTACAGAGAGGCATGTAAGATGCTGAAAGTTATTCCGGTGTCCCACTTCCTTCGAAATATAAACCAAAGTGAGCTCAACATGATGCATTGTGGGTTGGGTCCACAGGTAATTGCAATGAAAGAGAAATTCGGTAACAAAAGTACCTGATGTcatacttaaaggtgaagtgtgtaatttctgcaccacttgtggcaccaaacggaattgcaaaaattttgcAGTTCCCCTTTCTGCCACTGGTTGGAAaaaagatagtcctgccccaaactcacaccactggttgagctaTTGTTGCTGTTATGGGCTGGACAGGTTGCTCAAACTactagagcaatgttttgaatgtgccacagagccacagcatttacagactgatctcacagttaaatcagaaacagtagattgacttttctttagcagaaatcggtctttgcttaccgaattgtgaaacactgcccctagtggccaaagttgtaactgttgttgggcatatgggcatgtgcGAGTGCTATTTTCCAgttgaaatgtccatggaggggcacaaaaagtgagttgttttcagctgtacatggtggaatacagtaaagaggaatgcatattttaaaaactgtaCCCCTCAACCCAAACCTGCACAATTGGTGAAGTAAAAATGAAATGCTaggggggaaaatgcaacctctgaatcgtgctcGTCACTGATGCTATCGTGATTACTTCCCAGTTTCAAATTCGGATCTGAACCTAGGTCTCCCATGCTGCAGACATGACGTGCTTCCAGTCATGTCATAAGAGAAGGTAAACGTgttggagccaatgcaaaaatgtctgaaagggtaccggaactcttggaaacaacatgccgacttcccgtgtttacactttttggggaaatcaacctacaatgacttagttgtctctgcatatttaacTGGGATAGAAGTAggtatttaaacacacacacatacacaaacaaaaacacacttcacctttaagaacagaaattaaataaagagagaaataaaacaaatattacacattttaacaagTCTCCTCTGTAGGGCACCAAAGCTCTGGCGGTCGCCTTGGTAACCAACACCTCCATCTTGAAGCTGAATTTGCGAGATAATTGGATGGAAGGAATGGGCGGGGCTGCTATTGCTGACATGCTCAAAGAGAATTGCTACATCACAGGTGACTTTCTACAATGGGTGCCTCACCGTCCCATACTAATGTCTTGTTTTGTATTTGTCTTTGAGGTTTAGTAGTATTGTGAACTTCAAGTCTGTTTGATCCAGTATGTGAGGCAAGGTTGTCATAGTTCTGTAGACATGGTGGGTTGGACAGACTGCAATGTAATTTCAATGGGTTTTCTTGTTCGTTCCGCCATTGTGAAATCTGCTAACATGGGTTCCAAAAGTCAGAGAACACAAGTGAAACACAAGAGAAAATGCTtcaattttgcattattttataatttcatattttattttattacaaagtGTATTAACAGCATTAAGTTTTGAATGTAAAGTAGAAAAGGTTTATGTTACTTACAGAATGTCTTATTTGTTTTGTACCTCTTTTGCTTTATGCATGCTGTGAAAACAATCCAAATGCAAACTTTGACCTTATTTCCATTCAGAAATTGATCTGTCAGAAAACCGGATGGGTGAGGATGGATCCAGGGCATTGGCCGGCATGCTGCTGGAAAACACTGTCCTGCTTTCTTTCAACCTCTCAGGAAACCATCTGGATGATCGGGCGGCCAGACACCTGGCTCCAGCTCTGACCAGCAACCAGAAGCTTCAGCACCTCAACTTGAGCCACAACAGATTCGGAGATACGGCAGGTGTGAAATGATGTTAAAAGCTTCCAGTAAATGTCTCATTCCTTTGATACAGTTGCTGCTGACCTAACAATAACTAAAGTGGTATTTACATAATTTGGAGCATTTTCCTACCACATGTTGAATGGCTCCACAAAACACTTGCACTAAGAGCATCCAATCTTTGGAAGACTTTTTCATGCCTAATTACACAAGTACTGTCAATTATAGCTTGAATtgaataacaaaaaataacattAGCCTTGACTGAAATATTCCATAATgtgaatgaaacaaaaatatgtgACTTTTGCTTAAAATTAATTGATCTTTTCACTTAATAGACTCTATTATCAAAAGTAACTTTtattagtttgtgtgttccctgatTCAAACCCACGGCATTGTTAGCACCACACTCCACCAGCTGAGCAACAGGAACTATACAAATTTTTAATTTGCAGAACAAAATTgaaaagagttctatattgaggCCACATCAACAtcaatatgtttttgtttaaaaagttttttgCCACATaataattttgctacatttacacctctcatccacactagaatggcgaCTATTTTGAAAAAATAGTTTGAGAAACTCTTCATTACCATATACTTCGGAATCGAAAACTGAAAACAAGTTTCTCAAACTCAAACAGATTAGTAGGGATTATGCCTGAGAGTCGATATAAACTTTCTTTTAAACAAACTTTTACTCACACTGttcaaaatgtttgacaaaattcttAATTGTTATTATATGAATATTCTAAAAACGGATAGTTCTGACCCCAAACCTGTGaccgcacattctatattaatgcgccaAGACACTACGTTGCTTGGCAACCGCAAAATTCTACAGTTAGGATAAAGCAACAAGGTACGAGAGGCCATGCTTtctacagttttcctgagcaaccactgggcggggTTATGATGATTCTAATGGGCTGTTTTCTGTTCCTGGTCTCAGGATGCGATGTAAATACTAGCCGAAGCGagcaatccagatggagaacaacaaccttGTATGTTCTTTGTGAgtaaaattaatttcaggctcaacttgtgcaacTGTTGGCTGCCATAACAACTCAAAGTTtttaatgatatcaatgtaactaaccccggaccatcgcttcatgaaaTCTACTCACTCAGTTGAGGCACTGTCAATAAAAAACGGTCATCTCAAATCTGTGAAGTCTCAGCACTATACAGCCACATGTTTGTTGAAAATGTCTACAAACATAacaccttaaacattacattacccgttAAGAATATACGCCAATGCGAGtgaaaaacactggagaccggaaattgaaaacagtcaaatCGTGGAGTCACTTCTgctttcaggaaaaaggtggatattgtgaatatagtcatggctgaaGGGTGTTGTTAGGTACAACGGGAACAGAGTGCCTGAAACCCTCTCAGACATGACGATATTCACAACATGGCACAGCCtcgagtgcttttataaaacggtcaccacataataaaaaggacagaaatgttcattaaaattttatactgtattttgtaagtaaaatcattaaatgtcaTCCTTCCACCATAAAATATAGTCCCTGGCAATAAACAGTAAACTTAAATTTGCTAGGTAACACGAATAACTGTCAGCTTTCGGTGCTGCCagaaactatttagcagagacgggtcacttctattaaaatgaatgggagaaaatggaacacccagtggtcaacggatgtagaaaggaagtcccagcttacaggtaaaagagccaatcacctctCAGACACAGAAATCACCTGTCAATTAACTCAAGCGTATAgcgtttttagcatgatctgaggtcaagaagcacaatttatgataccagtgtagtcagattttactgctgatttgaaatatgttctttgatcgtaatcttgaccaactgttttggagatttcagtctatccccattcaagtagataggagctgcactggcatgccaCTTGTTTACCTAGAAAAATAGATCCAcgtgagcgttccaaagatggccaccaagtgaactgacttgctgaAAAGACTTCGGTGctgtggagtgatacaaatagaagtTCCATGAAGAGATCAGAGCTGTGCTTTATCATGTATAAAGCACGGCTGTTGACCATTtagcatccaggaccagaaccATCCGTTTTATAATTAACTATATTACGTGGCGCCACAATTatttattctgattatttttGATTGATAGAATACCCCTATAAAGTGGTAAAATGACTTTAACACACAGCCTCTCTTGGCTTAATGCTTTATAAATTAAGTATTAAATACATACTGAATGTGTCAGTATAGAAACCTGTTGATGAaatctttcatttttattttattttatgcaaatCCTAGCGGTCccgagtgggatttgaaccagtGATCTCAGGCATGGGAGTTGAATGCACTAGCAAGGAGGCAATAAAGCCATGGCCCTTGCCTCAGTcactagtgcatctcttaaggccaggagagtgaggttttacacactgctcagctatcacataccagctgctACCATTACACAAACACACCTGCCTAACAATTTTTGTGGacagattttttgtttgtttgtttgtttgtttttatatcttCCTTGGAGACCACATCGAACAACAATACTGTAAAACtttaacacaatttttttataGCTAAGTACTCTCTTTATAACTACAATGCAAATCAGAAATGATACTTCACATCAACATTCAGGCAAGACATCTTTATATTTGCAAGCGTCTGATATATCCAGAGGGCTGGATCTCATATCATCAGAAACTACAGTATGATGATGAGGGATATGGAATACAGTCCTCAGCCCCCACAGCTGTCAACATGAATGACAGAGTGTGAAAAAGGAAAATTGCTTCAATAATCCAAGAGGAAAATATTGCAAGGAATCATCAAGAGGAACTCCTTCATGACCCGCTATGATTCATACACCCTTAACAGATTCTGTTGGCACATCTCCATTCATTTTACATATGGCAAAGGCTTTCTTTCTATAATCCTACGCAACTGATAATTATGCTTGGTATTGTATCCTGATGACCACTGAAAATGTGTTCAATAAGGCCtgaaaatgttaacctaaaaatgtggtaACATCTTAATTATCTGGTTTCgttcaagtcaaaattattatttaacattactgaatcaaacaaattaataatacaaatagtttaatattaaaaaaacaatctCCCTTTCTCTTCCACCTTACTCTTTTCAATTTCTCTCCTTCCCTCAGGAGAAATCCTGGGTGCTGCTATTGCCGAGAACACAGCATTGAAGTCACTCAATCTGGCTTGGAATTGTATTCGAGGAAAAGGAGCCATTGCATTTGGGAAAGGCCTGGGGGTAAGAGGGAAATGTTCTTCCTCTGCCAGAGTCAGTCGCTCATCTGAAAAACTTTCTCTGATCAACTCTTAAACAATTCAGATGCCATAAAGTGTCGTACTGTAGACCCACCATGCTATTATTTATGCATTAGAGGGGTCATATCATAAGCAATTCATATTTTCCTTGATCATTTGAGATAAAAGAGTTCACTGTACTCTTAAAACATACTGCAACTTTCTGAACTCAAAACAACCTCCCCGGTCCCAGAGACCATTTATTGAAATTGAGCTTTATGACGTCTGTCAgatgaatgcattttaaaacatgacttttgacatttaaatataattgaaatCTATTCGATATTCAAAAAATTGGCACGGCCAGTCACTGTGAGGTAAGAAAGAGAAAATACGAGAGATACTCATAATAATtcatacgagatggcgaaatcgtgaGATATCATGCGACTTAGCTCATAGGAAAAGGTACAAATTTTTTGCTTCCCATAGAGACTAtccaatcaacaaacaaaatttcaaatcGATAAAATACTTGCCATCAAATTTTTGCTAGGTTATTTGCTAgattttgcactttatttttagaaatgaaaAGCCTGTGAACACATTTGGTTTGTCATATTTATACAACTGACTGATAAAacgtcaataacctgtaatacgcttccctcttctttttccaaaccccaatgttttatttttttctatggtACACAAgtttttttccaattaaaatcatgGCTAG carries:
- the lrrc74b gene encoding leucine-rich repeat-containing protein 74B; translation: MVVGKKETEECILPSVCEDESEKEEDLGGIPSRPISRPRSLYSRGSVNGKRVPVGERSPSQHQTRVGLQNDDYTNEEKEEVGECRTSRPADKPRKEAKCVISAEDYDIDLEFDCIHREGCLGYSTKLKNKRYSDCVLDERPLYDPTGQTHYREACKMLKVIPVSHFLRNINQSELNMMHCGLGPQGTKALAVALVTNTSILKLNLRDNWMEGMGGAAIADMLKENCYITEIDLSENRMGEDGSRALAGMLLENTVLLSFNLSGNHLDDRAARHLAPALTSNQKLQHLNLSHNRFGDTAGEILGAAIAENTALKSLNLAWNCIRGKGAIAFGKGLGGNIFLRTLDLSYNGLGKEGAIALEEALKQNNTLEDLNISNNRIPLEGAIHFALGLKENTTLRILKMSRNPMQSAGCFAILKSVQVNPESAIEFLDFSDIYVDQEFEDLFNTMKDPLPNLQVKHGGKIKTAPKKN